Proteins co-encoded in one Magnetococcales bacterium genomic window:
- a CDS encoding purine-binding chemotaxis protein CheW: MLVSTFTLGDLYLGINILLVREINRSLEYTPVPGAHEYIRGMLNIRGRVITLFDLRSRLSWSEEADTPPAIRATKNNSRRKQYNVIMKTHHEVEKINRDLAMTKCPWEDPVGLVVDQLGDVRDVVDDTILPPPANLGGISADFVQGVVEFERNLLIILDVASVLGVSQHQQSS; this comes from the coding sequence ATGTTAGTCAGCACTTTTACCTTGGGAGACCTCTATCTGGGAATCAACATCCTCCTGGTACGGGAAATCAATCGCTCCCTGGAATATACCCCTGTCCCCGGTGCCCATGAATATATTCGTGGCATGCTGAATATTCGTGGCCGGGTGATCACCCTTTTCGACTTGAGAAGCCGCCTGAGTTGGAGTGAGGAAGCCGACACGCCGCCAGCGATCCGCGCCACCAAGAACAATAGCCGTCGCAAACAGTATAATGTCATCATGAAAACCCACCACGAAGTGGAAAAGATCAACCGGGATCTGGCCATGACCAAATGCCCCTGGGAAGATCCGGTGGGACTGGTGGTGGATCAGCTGGGGGATGTTCGGGATGTGGTGGACGATACCATCCTGCCACCACCGGCCAATCTGGGGGGGATTTCAGCTGATTTTGTCCAGGGGGTGGTGGAATTCGAACGCAACCTGCTGATCATCCTGGATGTCGCCAGTGTGCTGGGCGTCAGTCAACATCAACAATCCTCCTGA